In Calidithermus timidus DSM 17022, the following are encoded in one genomic region:
- a CDS encoding Na/Pi cotransporter family protein — protein MLEALGGLALLVRGLVILSQALAVLVGGPARKVLTWATAAPLRAWLAGVLVGAISLNSSALGLSAISLATAGIAGFAPALVLGLAAKAGATVALILAATPLGALALPAIGLGFVLTLHRRSQALGEAILGLGMLLLGIGLMVQGLLPLTKSEFFNLVSRSLEASPAGLWLLGFALATGLGSANAVAALALALAGSGVFNLEAALALALGGGAGSGMVLVLTNWKNTPLARRIALAHLGSKVLLSLPFLAWVRAYAAMSAQVADVLGLSLPSGPSGALAVGHLLYHLLASVLVLPFLAPLERLMRRVVPDVGQEISPKYLSPEALDSRELASSLALREVGRIGDQLTQMLSETVRILAQGSGDTADVARREEKVDQLARAIVLYLSDLSARHPGYSPLVLIMAASEIEHMGDQVRRMLRKQDKLYAQNLEFSEEGRTELAEAAERVLERLRLSLAALATRSELLAEQVISERARMERYLLELRRSHLSRLERGRVESRATTLAHLDLLIVLDELDQSITRLAALSQDLRQPAAEGRLSPQSPN, from the coding sequence ATGCTCGAGGCCCTGGGCGGTCTGGCCCTGCTGGTGCGGGGGCTGGTCATCCTCTCCCAGGCCCTGGCCGTCTTGGTGGGCGGCCCGGCCCGCAAGGTCCTGACCTGGGCCACCGCAGCTCCGCTGCGGGCCTGGCTGGCCGGGGTCCTGGTGGGGGCCATCTCCCTCAACAGCTCGGCCCTGGGGCTCTCCGCCATCAGCCTGGCCACAGCGGGAATCGCCGGCTTCGCCCCGGCGCTGGTGTTGGGCCTGGCCGCTAAGGCCGGGGCCACGGTGGCGCTGATCCTCGCCGCCACTCCCCTCGGCGCCCTGGCCCTGCCGGCGATCGGGCTGGGCTTCGTGCTCACGCTGCACCGGCGAAGCCAGGCCCTGGGCGAGGCCATTTTGGGGCTGGGAATGCTGCTCTTGGGGATCGGCCTGATGGTCCAGGGCCTGCTCCCCCTGACCAAGAGTGAGTTCTTCAACCTGGTGAGCCGCAGCCTGGAAGCCTCCCCGGCGGGCCTGTGGCTGCTGGGTTTTGCCCTGGCCACCGGCCTGGGCTCGGCCAACGCCGTGGCGGCCTTGGCCCTGGCCCTGGCGGGGTCGGGGGTGTTCAACCTCGAGGCCGCCTTAGCCCTAGCCCTGGGCGGGGGAGCCGGTTCGGGGATGGTCTTGGTTCTCACCAATTGGAAAAACACTCCCCTGGCCCGGCGGATCGCCCTGGCGCATCTGGGCTCGAAGGTGCTGCTCTCGCTGCCCTTCTTGGCTTGGGTACGGGCTTACGCGGCCATGAGCGCGCAAGTCGCCGACGTGCTGGGCCTGAGCCTGCCCTCCGGACCCTCGGGGGCGCTGGCCGTGGGGCATCTCCTCTATCACCTCCTGGCTTCGGTCCTGGTGCTGCCTTTTCTAGCTCCCCTCGAGCGCCTCATGCGGCGGGTGGTCCCCGACGTGGGGCAGGAGATCAGCCCCAAATACCTCTCGCCGGAAGCCCTCGACTCGCGCGAGCTGGCCTCGAGCCTGGCCCTGCGCGAAGTCGGGCGCATTGGAGACCAGCTCACGCAGATGCTCTCCGAGACGGTGAGGATCCTGGCCCAAGGAAGCGGAGACACCGCCGACGTGGCCCGGCGCGAGGAAAAAGTGGACCAGTTGGCCAGGGCCATCGTGCTCTACCTCAGCGACCTCTCGGCCCGCCACCCCGGCTACTCCCCGCTGGTGCTGATCATGGCCGCCAGCGAGATCGAACACATGGGCGACCAGGTGCGCCGGATGCTGCGCAAGCAGGACAAGCTCTACGCGCAGAACCTGGAGTTCTCCGAGGAGGGCCGCACCGAGCTGGCCGAGGCCGCCGAGCGGGTGCTGGAGCGGCTGCGTCTCTCGCTGGCTGCCCTGGCGACCCGCAGCGAGCTCCTCGCCGAGCAGGTCATCTCCGAGCGCGCGCGCATGGAGCGCTATTTGCTCGAGCTGCGCCGCTCCCACCTCAGCCGCCTCGAGCGGGGCCGGGTGGAATCCAGGGCCACCACCCTGGCCCACCTGGACCTGCTGATCGTGCTCGACGAGCTCGACCAGAGCATCACCCGCCTCGCTGCGCTCTCGCAAGACCTCCGCCAACCCGCCGCCGAGGGCCGGCTTTCCCCCCAATCCCCCAACTGA
- a CDS encoding ABC transporter permease, producing MATLRRTHTPPSTTRGPLLLALLAWGALPWQAGSGWPLALQAGPWAWALGLAQLLALALAIAPGARRARAVRVATVTAIAFIGLVGGLALADWTLGPGMVVVGFALVFALGYALAEAGRFRDPLLGALILSSALLIFLFIVYPLLGMARAVTLERLLGVLRDSRFLMLENPFTPSSETLRALLVATVVALVGAGLDRARRLRGLLVGLGVGVALGVALFGRGALASSLLVAGVVAPLSTLLGLAFAILQQRTRLRFLQPLLGGLALLPLITPPFVLAFALILMFGRNGFVSAHLLGLDSNFLFGPVGLIAAQVLAFAPVAFLVLRGSVQGLNASLEEAAWSLGSSRWRVFRTVTWPLLRPGLANALLLAVIESLSDFGNPLILGGDRNYLATEVFIAFTGRYDPVEAAVYGLVLLALVLLVFWLQYRWLGQTSFVTTTGKPSGGRPLPLPEALEAALIALLAVWGLLVVSLYGSVIVGSFVQLWGFNYTPTLKHYQDFLVLGLPVFANTFKIALIAAIPTAVLGFVLAYLVFRQEFAGKRLLEFSALLSFAMPGTVMGVGYVLAFNAEPWVLTGTTMIIILALIFREVPVGIRAGVAGLTQIEPALEEASATLGSSTGRTLSRVVLPLLLPAFIGGLAFAFVRGMTAVSQIIFLVGPGNLLATVLLLGWVEQGQMGRAAAMSTVMILSLLAVVLLLFPLTRRFDVRLGGGV from the coding sequence ATGGCCACCCTGCGACGCACCCACACCCCGCCATCCACGACCCGCGGGCCCCTGCTCCTGGCCTTGTTGGCTTGGGGGGCGCTCCCCTGGCAGGCTGGCTCCGGTTGGCCGCTGGCCCTGCAGGCCGGGCCCTGGGCCTGGGCTCTGGGGCTGGCGCAACTCCTGGCCCTGGCGCTGGCCATCGCTCCGGGAGCGCGGCGGGCGCGGGCGGTGCGGGTGGCGACGGTGACGGCCATTGCCTTCATCGGGCTGGTGGGCGGGCTGGCGCTGGCGGATTGGACGCTGGGCCCCGGCATGGTGGTGGTGGGCTTTGCCTTGGTTTTCGCCCTCGGTTACGCCCTGGCCGAGGCCGGGCGCTTTCGCGACCCGCTGCTGGGGGCGCTGATCCTGAGTTCGGCCCTCCTGATCTTCCTCTTCATCGTCTACCCGCTGCTGGGGATGGCGCGCGCGGTGACGCTCGAGCGCCTGCTGGGTGTGCTGCGCGATTCGCGCTTCCTGATGCTGGAAAACCCCTTCACCCCCTCCTCCGAGACCCTGCGCGCGCTGCTGGTGGCGACGGTGGTCGCGCTGGTGGGAGCCGGACTGGATCGGGCCCGCCGCCTGCGTGGCCTCCTGGTCGGCCTCGGGGTGGGGGTGGCCCTGGGAGTGGCCCTCTTCGGGCGGGGGGCGTTGGCCTCGAGCTTGCTGGTGGCCGGCGTGGTGGCCCCGCTCTCGACGCTGCTGGGCCTGGCCTTCGCCATCCTGCAGCAACGCACCCGCCTGCGCTTTTTGCAGCCGCTGCTGGGCGGGCTGGCGCTGCTACCCCTCATCACCCCGCCCTTCGTGCTGGCCTTTGCACTGATTCTGATGTTCGGGCGCAATGGCTTCGTCTCGGCCCACCTGCTGGGCCTCGACAGCAACTTCCTCTTCGGGCCGGTGGGTCTGATCGCCGCGCAGGTGCTGGCCTTCGCCCCCGTGGCCTTTCTGGTGCTGCGCGGCAGCGTGCAGGGCCTCAATGCCTCGCTCGAGGAAGCTGCCTGGAGCCTGGGCTCGAGCCGCTGGCGGGTCTTCCGCACCGTGACCTGGCCGCTCCTGCGCCCAGGGTTGGCCAACGCCCTGCTGTTGGCGGTGATCGAGTCGCTCTCCGACTTCGGCAACCCCTTGATCCTGGGCGGGGACCGCAACTACCTGGCCACCGAGGTCTTCATCGCCTTCACCGGGCGCTACGACCCGGTCGAGGCGGCGGTGTATGGGTTGGTGCTGCTGGCGCTGGTGCTACTGGTCTTCTGGTTGCAGTACCGCTGGCTGGGCCAGACCTCCTTCGTGACCACCACCGGCAAGCCCAGTGGGGGCCGGCCACTGCCGCTGCCGGAGGCCCTCGAGGCCGCCCTCATTGCGCTGCTGGCTGTGTGGGGGCTGTTGGTGGTGAGCCTCTACGGCTCGGTGATCGTGGGTTCCTTCGTACAGCTATGGGGCTTCAATTACACCCCCACCCTCAAGCACTACCAGGACTTCCTTGTCCTGGGCCTGCCGGTCTTCGCCAACACCTTCAAGATCGCACTGATTGCGGCCATCCCCACCGCCGTCCTTGGCTTCGTGCTGGCCTATTTGGTCTTTCGGCAGGAGTTCGCGGGCAAGCGGTTGCTGGAATTCTCGGCGCTGCTCTCCTTCGCCATGCCGGGCACGGTCATGGGCGTGGGGTACGTGCTGGCCTTCAACGCTGAGCCTTGGGTGCTCACCGGCACCACCATGATCATCATCCTGGCGCTGATCTTCCGCGAGGTACCGGTGGGCATTCGCGCCGGGGTGGCCGGCCTGACCCAGATCGAGCCGGCCCTCGAGGAAGCCTCGGCCACCCTGGGCAGTTCCACGGGCCGCACCTTGAGCCGCGTCGTGCTGCCCCTGCTGCTACCGGCCTTCATCGGCGGCCTGGCCTTCGCCTTCGTGCGGGGCATGACCGCTGTGAGCCAGATCATCTTCTTGGTGGGCCCGGGGAACCTGCTGGCCACGGTGCTGCTGTTGGGCTGGGTGGAGCAGGGGCAGATGGGCCGTGCTGCGGCCATG
- a CDS encoding ABC transporter substrate-binding protein has translation MAGVVRVFRMLLVAVLCLLGFAFAQPRVVNVLCSPDLAWCEALGPAFKQATGIDLRFVRLSSGEGLARLRAEASRPQFDVWFGGTGDPHLIAFKEGLTEFYKPSSWNDIREDLRRAVGETYIPLYTGAIGFVVNSQVLQRRNLPEPRRWTDLADPRYKGLIAMPDPNTSGTGYTILATLVQIYGEEEAFKLLAKIHRNIAQYTRSGSAPGQLAGRGDVAIAVQFAHDGVKFALEGFPLKVYFPLEGTGYEIGGLSLIKGAPNREAAIRFIEWALTPEAQAIAAKVGSLQIQSNKKTPVPPNSPKLASITLIRYDFAKYGSTEVRDRIVGRWTKEVFPQPR, from the coding sequence ATGGCTGGTGTGGTGCGGGTCTTCCGCATGCTCCTCGTTGCGGTCCTCTGTTTGCTCGGCTTTGCCTTCGCCCAACCGAGGGTGGTCAACGTCCTGTGCAGCCCCGACCTGGCCTGGTGTGAGGCCCTGGGCCCCGCTTTCAAGCAGGCCACCGGCATCGACCTGCGCTTCGTGCGCCTGAGCTCGGGGGAGGGCCTGGCCCGGCTGCGCGCGGAGGCCTCGAGGCCGCAGTTCGACGTTTGGTTCGGCGGCACCGGCGACCCCCACCTCATCGCCTTCAAGGAGGGGCTCACCGAGTTCTACAAGCCCTCCTCCTGGAACGACATCCGCGAGGACCTGCGCCGAGCGGTAGGCGAAACCTACATCCCCCTCTACACCGGCGCCATCGGCTTCGTGGTCAACTCCCAGGTTCTGCAGCGACGCAACCTACCCGAGCCCCGGCGCTGGACCGACCTGGCCGACCCACGCTACAAGGGGCTCATCGCCATGCCCGATCCCAACACCTCGGGCACCGGCTACACCATCTTGGCCACCCTGGTCCAGATCTACGGCGAGGAGGAGGCCTTCAAGCTGCTGGCCAAGATCCACCGCAACATCGCCCAGTACACCCGCTCGGGCTCGGCTCCGGGCCAACTGGCCGGGCGCGGCGACGTGGCCATTGCTGTGCAGTTCGCCCACGACGGGGTGAAATTCGCGCTGGAAGGCTTCCCCCTCAAGGTTTACTTCCCGCTCGAGGGCACTGGCTACGAGATCGGCGGCCTGAGCCTGATCAAGGGTGCCCCCAACCGCGAGGCGGCCATCCGCTTCATCGAGTGGGCCCTCACCCCCGAGGCGCAGGCCATCGCTGCCAAGGTCGGCTCTTTGCAGATTCAGTCCAATAAGAAGACCCCGGTGCCGCCGAACTCGCCCAAGCTGGCCTCGATCACCCTGATCAGGTACGACTTCGCCAAGTACGGCTCCACCGAGGTGCGCGACCGCATCGTGGGCCGCTGGACCAAGGAGGTCTTCCCGCAGCCCAGGTAG